In Labrys monachus, the genomic stretch ACATCTCGCCCGTCGAGGTGACGCGGCGGGCGCTGGAGAAGGCGCAGGCGACGCAGGATACGCTCAACGCCTTCTTCGTCCTCGTGCCCGAGGAGGCGATGGCGGCCGCCCGGCGTGCCGAAGACAAGGTGACGGCGGGCGAACCTCTCGGGCCGCTGCACGGCCTGCCGTTCTCGGTGAAGGACCTCATCGCCGTCGCGGGCCTGCCTTATGCCTCGGGCTCGCGCGCCATGGCCGGCAACGTCGCCCGCGTCGACGCGCCGTCGGTGGAGCGGGCCCGCGCCGCCGGCGGCATCTTCATCGGCAAGACGACGACGAGCGAGTTCGGATGCAAGCCGGTGGGGGACAGCCCGCTGACCGGCGTGACCCGCAACCCCTGGAACCTCGACAAGACGCCGGGCGGCTCCAGCGCGGGTGCCGCGGCTTCCGTGGCGGCCGGCATCACGCCCTTCGCGCTCGGCACGGATGGCGGCGGATCCATCCGCATTCCCTGTTCGTTCAGCGGCCTCGCCGGTCTCAAGGGGCAGTTCGGCCGGGTGCCGGTCTGGCCGACCTCGGCGACGCCGAGCCTTGCCCATGTCGGGCCGATCGCCCGCAATATGGGCGACGCCGCTTTGCTGTTCAGCGCCATCGCCGGCTACGACGCCCGCGACCCCGCCGGCGTCGCCGGACCGGTCCCGGATGTGCTCGGGGCCGTCGGTGCCCCGGTGGCGGGCCTGCGCATCGCCTGGAGCCCGACGCTCGGCTATGCCCGGCCCGAGCCGGAGGTCGTGCGGCTCTGCGCGCAGGCAGCCCTGCGGCTGCAGGACCTCGGCGCCGTGGTCGAGGAGGTCGACAGCGTTTTCGAAGCCGATCCGGCCGATCTGTGGACGGCGGAATTCTATGCCGGCGTCGGCACGCGGCTGCGCGCCGTCATGCAGGACCAGCGCGGCCTGCTCGATCCCGCCGTCGCCGAGGTGCTGGACGTGGCGCTCAGGCAGGAGATGCAGGCCTACTACGAGACGGTGTTCCGGCGCCACGCGCTGCGGGACGCCGTCCGCAGCTTCTTCGAACGCTATGACGTGCTGCTCTCGCCCGTCCTGCCGGTGACCTCGCTGCCCGTCGGCTGCGACATCCCGCCCGCTCTGGCGGACCGCAATCTCGTGAGCTGGGTGTTCTACACCTATCCGTTCAACCTCACCGGCCAACCCGCGGCCTCCGTCTGCGCCGGCCTCGCATCGGATGGGATGCCGGTCGGATTGCAGGTGGTGGGCCGCGCCCTGGGCGAAGCCGACGTGGTACGGGTTGCCTCGGCGGTCGAACGCGCGAGGCCGGCCGTCGACCTCCGGCCGCCGGCGTTCCGATAGAGCGTCATGGTTTCAGGTCGAACCGCAGAGCCCGTCATTCCGGGTGAACCGAAGCGAAAGGCCGGAACCCATACCCGCAATACTGACAGGACAGTGTCTATGGGTTCCGGGCCCGCCCTTCGGGCGTCCCGGTAGGACGGCCACGTTTCCATCCAACCGCGTCGCGTCCCGGGGCATGAAGCGGACATGGGGGGCGTCATGCTTGTACACGCCCGCGCAAGGCCTCACGCCGGCTTCCATCCGAACCGCGCGACCGCCCTGTCGACGATCTCGTTGCCGATCGGGATCGACGAGGTCGCGGCCGGCGAGGGCGCATTGCAGACATGGACGGTGCGCGCCGTCTCGCGGATGAGGAAGTCGTGCACCAGCGTGCCGTCGCGCAGCACCGCCTGGGCGCGGATGCCCGGGCGGTAGGGGGTGAGGTCGGCCAGGCCGAGTTCCGGGCAATAGCGCTGGCAGAGCTTCAGGTAGCGGCTCCGGCTCAGCGAATTCCGCATCTCGTCGATGCCCGATTTCAGGTTCTTGCCGATGAGGCGCCGGAAGCCGGGATAGGCGATCATCTCGCCGAGATCCTTCAGGTTGACGTCGGTGAAGCGGTAGCCCTCGCGGGCGAAGGCGAGCACGGCATTGGGCCCGACGGTGACATAGCCGCCGATCATGCGCGTCAGATGGACGCCGAGGAAGGGCAAAGCGGGGTCGGGGATCGGATAGATCAGGTGCTTGACGATGTCGTTCCTGTCGCTGCCGAGGCGGTAATATTCGCCGCGGAACGGCACCATGCGGAAATCGAGGTCGAGGCCGCAGAGGCCGGCGATGCGGTCCGCCATCATGCCGGCGCAGGCGATGAGGTGGCGGGCGGTGATGACCGCGCCGCCGGCCTCGATGGTGACGCCCGAGGCCTCCTCGCGGATGGCGCGGACCTCGCTGCCGGTGAGGATCGTGCCGCCGCGCTCGACGGCGAGCGCCGCCATGCGCCGGGCGATGGCGCCATAATCGGTGATGCCGCTCGTCGGCACGAACAGCGCGCCGAGCCCGCTGATATGCGGCTCGCGCCGCGCCAGCTCGGCGGCGTCGAGCCGCTCGACCGGAATGCCGTTCTGGACGCAGCGCTGCTCCAGCGCCGCCATGCGGGTCATCTCGAGCTCGTCGGTCGCCACCAGCAGCTTGCCGCATTGGTCGAAGGGCAGGCCGTGCTCGGTGCAGAAGCGGATGGTCGCCTCGGAGCCTTCCTTGCACAGGCGCGCCTTGAGGCTGCCCGGCTGGTAATAGACCCCGGCATGGATGACGCCGCTGTTCCGCCCAGTCTGGTGGAGCGCGAGCTCCGGCTCCTTTTCGAGCACCACGAAGGAAAGGCCGGGGAAACGCTCGGTCACCGCCAGCGCGGTCGCCAGTCCCACGATGCCGCCGCCGATGATCGCCAGATCGAAATTGCTCATGAATGAACCCGTGGTGACAAGAAGCGATGCGTCGGCAGCTCGGAGGAGCCGGCGCGCCGATCGGTGAGGATCAGGCCACGGCGCATGCGATGGAGCTGCGGACGATATTGGATGTTTCGCCGCGCCGATAGGCCGGAGCGAGCCCCGCAAGGGGGAGTTCCCCCATGATCTCGCGCCTGCCGGCGCCGTGACCCGCAGGGCGCATCGAGGGCGGCACGCAAAATTGCCCCGTCGGACATGCCATTCGGCCCTGCATGGTGGACATATCCGGCCGGAGGGGAAATTGTACCGTCCGATCGTCAGTCGGGGGCGGATGCATCGAGACTGTCCGGCAGGACAGGGCGAGACGCCCCATGAGGAGAGAATCATGGCCAGAACAGTTGCCGACCAGATGGTCGAGACCCTCGCCGCGGCCGGTGTGCGGCGCATCTATGGCATTGTGGGCGACAGTCTCAACGGATTCACCGATGCGCTGCGCCGCCATGGCGGCATCGAATGGCTGCATGTGCGGCACGAGGAGGTCGCCGCCTTCGCCGCCGGCGCCGACGCCCATGTGAGCGGCGCCCTTGCCGTCTGCGCCGGCAGTTGCGGCCCCGGCAACCTGCATCTGATCAACGGCCTGTTCGACTGCCAGCGCTCGCGCGTTCCCGTCGTCGCCATCGCCGCCCATATCCCCTCGCCGGAGATCGGCTCGGGCTATTTCCAGGAGACGCACCCCGAACATCTGTTCCGCGAATGCAGCAGCTATTGCGAGCTGGTCTCCAGCCCGGAGCAGATGCCGCGGGCGATGGAGATCGCGGTGCGCCGCGCGATCGCGGAGCGCTGCGTCAGCGTGCTCGTCATCCCCGGCGACATCGCCTTGCGGCCGGCCTCCTCCGCACCGGCCTCGAAGGCATCCGGCCTGGCGCTGGCGCAGCCGACGGTGACGCCGCCGGAGGACGAGGTCGACCGCCTCGCCGCGCTCCTCAACAGCGCGCGGCGGATCACCTTGCTGTGCGGGGCCGGGTGCGAGGGCGCGCATGACGAGCTGATCCGGCTCGCCGAGGCGCTGCAGGCGCCGATCGTCCACGCCATGCGGGGCAAGGAGCATGTCGAGTGGGACAACCCCTACGACGTCGGCATGACCGGCCTGATCGGCTTTTCCTCCGGCTATTACGCCATGGAATCCTGCAATGTCCTGCTGATGCTGGGGACGGATTTCCCCTACCGGCAATTCTACCCGAAGGCGGCCCGCATCGCGCAGATCGACATCCGGCCGGAGGCGATCGGCCGGCGGGCGCCGGTCGAATTCGGCCTGCTCGGCGCGGTGGCGCCGACCTTGAGGATGCTGCTGCCGCGCCTGAAGCCGAAGGCGGACAAGGCGCATCTGGAAGCGGCGGTCAAGCATTACCAGGAAGCCCGGCGCGGTCTCGACGAATTGGCGACGGGCAAGCCGGGCGGCCAGCTCCACCCCCAGCACATCGCCCATGCGCTCAGCCGGCTCGCCAGCGACGACGCCATCTTCACCTGCGATGTCGGCCTGCCGACGGTGTGGGCCGCCCGCTATGTCGCCATGAACGGCCGCCGGCGCCTGATCGGCTCCTTCTGGCACGGCTCGATGGCCAATGCGATGGCGCAGGCGATCGGCGCCCAGGCCGCCTTTCCCGGCCGGCAGGTGATCTCGCTGTCGGGGGACGGCGGCTTCACCATGCTGATGGGTGACCTTCTCAGCCTGGTGCAGCTCAAGCTGCCGGCCAAGATCGTCGTCTTCAACAACGGATCGCTCGGCTTCATCGAGCTCGAGCAGAAATCGTCCGGCTTCCTCGACAGCGGCACGGAACTCGTCAATCCGAATTTCGCGGCCATGGCCGAGGCGGTCGGCATCAAGGGGATCCGCATCGAGGATCCGGCCGAGGTGGAGGACAAGCTCGCCGAGGCGCTCGCCCATCCCGGCCCGGTCCTCGTCGACGCCGTCGTCAACCGCATGGAACTCGCCATGCCGCCCAAGGTGACGACGGAGATGGCGAAGGGCTTCACGCTCTATATGCTGAAGGCCGTCCTCAACGGCCGGGCCGACGAGGTCGTCGAGCTCGCGCGGTCGAACCTGCTGCGCTAGGCGCAGGGCATCCGCGGGGAAAGTGATATTTGACAGGAAAGTCCAATATGGTGAGATCGCCCCAAGATCGGAGCGAGGCGGCCGGAGCCGGCGAGATCCTGCCGCCCGGCGCCATGAACGGCGCCGAAAGCCTGCTGCATACGCTGGTGGCGAGCGGCGTCGAGGTCTGCTTCGCCAATCCCGGCACGTCCGAGATGAGCTTCGTCAACGCGCTGGACCGCGTCGACGGCATGAGGGCGGTGCTCTGCCTGTTCGAAGGCGTCGCGACCGGGGCTGCGGACGGTTATGCGCGCATGGCGGGCAAGCCGGCGGCGACGCTGCTCCATCTCGGCCCGGGCCTCGCCAACGGCCTGGCCAACCTGCACAATGCCCGCAAGGTGCCGATCTCCGTCGTCAACATCATCGGCAATCACGCCAGCACGCATCAGCGCTTCGACGCGCCGCTGACGTCGGACGTCGCGGCCTTCGCCCATACCGTCTCGCATTGGGTCGCCTCGTCCGCGGGGCCGCGGACCGTCGCCGCCGACGCGGCGAGGGCGGTGCAGGCCGCCCGCACGGCGCCGGGGCAGATCGCCAGCCTCATCCTGGCGGCGGACGCCGCCTGGCTTCCCGCCGAACGGCCGTCGCCCGCCCTGCCGGTGATCGGCCCGGCCCCGGTGTCGGACCTGGCGATCGCCCAGTCGGCGAGGGCGCTGCGTGCCGGCAAGCCGGTCGCCTTCCTGTTGCGCGGGGAGGCCCTGCGCGGGCGCGGGCTGCAGGCCGCCGGCCGGATCGCCGCCGCCACCGGCGCGCGCCTCGTCTGCGACACCTTCACGCCGCGTATCGAAAGGGGCGCCGGCCGCGTGCCCGTCGAGCGGCTGCCTTATCGCCCGGGGCCGGCCATCGCCTTCCTGCAGGGCACGGCGACGCTCATCCTCGTCGGCACGCAGGCGCCGGTCGGCTTCTTCGCTTATCCCGACCAGCCGAGCGAATTGACGCCGCCGGGCTGCGAACCCCTCGTGCTCGCCCATCCGCACGAGGACGCCACCGCGGCGCTGGAGGCGTTGGCGGACGCGCTCGGCGCCAAGGCGCCGCCAAGCCTCTCGCCCTTTCGCCTGCCGGACATGCCGGCTGACGGCGCCCTGACGGACGAAGCGGTGATGCGCCTCGTCGGGCGATATCTGCCTGACAATGCGATCGTCAGCGACGAGAGCATCACCGCCGGCTTCCCGCATTATCCCCTCCTGGAAACGGCGGCCCCGCATGACTGCCTGCAGCTTGCCGGCGGCGCCATCGGCGACGGCATGCCGGTGGCGACCGGCGCCGCCGTCGCCTGTCCGGACCGCAAGGTCGTCTCCCTGCAGGCCGACGGCAGCGCGATGTACACGCTGCAGGCGCTGTGGACGCAGGCCCGCGAGAGGCTTGACGTCACCACGGTCATCTACGCCAACCGCGCCTACAAGGTCCTGCTCGACGAGCTTCGCTTCGTCGGCGCCGACCGGGCCGGGTCGAACGCCTTCCCGATGCTCGACCTCCACGATCCCGTGCTGGACTGGGTCAAGCTTGCGGAGGGCATGGGGGTCGAGGCCGTGCGGGTCGACGATACGCGCGGTCTCGACGCCGCCCTGAAGTCCGCCATGGGCCAGCGCGGCCCCCGGCTGATCGAAGCGCTGGTGTGACGGGCCACGCGGTCACCGCCGGCGGCGGAGGAGGGAGGCGTTGACCGTTCCGCGGCGGGTCTGTCACATCGAGGGCAGCCCGATCATGCGAACATGCTATTCAACTCGAGAATTTCAACGTGGAACATCGTCCATGCGCCCCTCGCTGATGTTCGAGCTCAAACGAAACGCCGTGCGCGAAGCGGTGAACCGCTTCCCTCTGGCGAACCTGCGCGTGTTCGGCTCGGTGCTCCACGGCGCGGACCGGGACGGCAGCGATCTCGATCTCCTGGTCGATGCGCTGCCCGGCGCGACACTGTTCGATCTCGGGGGGCTGCAAGACGAACTGGAATCGCTGCTCGGCGTTCCTGTCGATCTCCTGACGCCGGCCGACCTTCCGTCGAAGTTTCGGATCGAAGTGCTCGCGGAGGCACAACCGGTATGAGCAGGACGCGCCTGCCCGACTACCTGCAGCATATGCAACAGGCCGCGACCGAGGCCTGCAGCTTTGTCGAGGGTTTGGAGAAAGGCGACTTCCTGCTGGATAGGCGCACGCAGCGGGCAGTGATCATGTGCCTCATCGTCATCGGGGAAGCGGCCACCCGGATCATGGAAGGCGATGCTGCGTTCACCTTGACGCATGCCGAAGTGCCGTGGCGCAGCATGCGAGGCATGCGCAACCGCCTCACCCATGCCTATTTCGACGTCGACCTCGATGTAACCTGGGAAACGGTGCAGACCGCGCTGCCGGAACTGCTGAGGCGATTGCCCGCCCTTCAAAGAGACGCGGCGGGTCGGATCCGACCTGTCCGGCCGGGACGGGGCGCCGATGGATCGAGCGCTTCCTGCTCCAGTTCCAGCCCGGCCGGGTCGCCGGCCATCATGTCCCAGAGGGCGCCGAGGGCGCTGTCGCCGGCTTTTCCGACCGGCAGGCGGCGGGTGGGCCTACCCGCCGGCTGACCGTGGCTGCGCAGGAGGCCGGCATCCATCAGATGGGGCATCAGCGGCAATCCGCGCTCGCGCAGCGCGCGTTCGAGATGGACGAAGATGCGCAGGCCGCCGGGATCGATGTCGCCCCAATGGAACACCGGCGCGCCGGCCCGCATGGCGAGTTCCACCATGGCGGCGAGGCTGGTGCGCGCCGGAAAGCCGCCCGTATAGATCACGAGGCCGCTCTTCCCGGCATTGATCTCGGCGGCGTGGCGGACGAACGAGGTGTGGTTCTCGATCGTCAGCACATAATCG encodes the following:
- a CDS encoding nucleotidyltransferase family protein, whose amino-acid sequence is MRPSLMFELKRNAVREAVNRFPLANLRVFGSVLHGADRDGSDLDLLVDALPGATLFDLGGLQDELESLLGVPVDLLTPADLPSKFRIEVLAEAQPV
- a CDS encoding amidase, which produces MSAEFDHMTALELRARMARRDISPVEVTRRALEKAQATQDTLNAFFVLVPEEAMAAARRAEDKVTAGEPLGPLHGLPFSVKDLIAVAGLPYASGSRAMAGNVARVDAPSVERARAAGGIFIGKTTTSEFGCKPVGDSPLTGVTRNPWNLDKTPGGSSAGAAASVAAGITPFALGTDGGGSIRIPCSFSGLAGLKGQFGRVPVWPTSATPSLAHVGPIARNMGDAALLFSAIAGYDARDPAGVAGPVPDVLGAVGAPVAGLRIAWSPTLGYARPEPEVVRLCAQAALRLQDLGAVVEEVDSVFEADPADLWTAEFYAGVGTRLRAVMQDQRGLLDPAVAEVLDVALRQEMQAYYETVFRRHALRDAVRSFFERYDVLLSPVLPVTSLPVGCDIPPALADRNLVSWVFYTYPFNLTGQPAASVCAGLASDGMPVGLQVVGRALGEADVVRVASAVERARPAVDLRPPAFR
- the lhgO gene encoding L-2-hydroxyglutarate oxidase, which encodes MSNFDLAIIGGGIVGLATALAVTERFPGLSFVVLEKEPELALHQTGRNSGVIHAGVYYQPGSLKARLCKEGSEATIRFCTEHGLPFDQCGKLLVATDELEMTRMAALEQRCVQNGIPVERLDAAELARREPHISGLGALFVPTSGITDYGAIARRMAALAVERGGTILTGSEVRAIREEASGVTIEAGGAVITARHLIACAGMMADRIAGLCGLDLDFRMVPFRGEYYRLGSDRNDIVKHLIYPIPDPALPFLGVHLTRMIGGYVTVGPNAVLAFAREGYRFTDVNLKDLGEMIAYPGFRRLIGKNLKSGIDEMRNSLSRSRYLKLCQRYCPELGLADLTPYRPGIRAQAVLRDGTLVHDFLIRETARTVHVCNAPSPAATSSIPIGNEIVDRAVARFGWKPA
- the poxB gene encoding ubiquinone-dependent pyruvate dehydrogenase; this encodes MARTVADQMVETLAAAGVRRIYGIVGDSLNGFTDALRRHGGIEWLHVRHEEVAAFAAGADAHVSGALAVCAGSCGPGNLHLINGLFDCQRSRVPVVAIAAHIPSPEIGSGYFQETHPEHLFRECSSYCELVSSPEQMPRAMEIAVRRAIAERCVSVLVIPGDIALRPASSAPASKASGLALAQPTVTPPEDEVDRLAALLNSARRITLLCGAGCEGAHDELIRLAEALQAPIVHAMRGKEHVEWDNPYDVGMTGLIGFSSGYYAMESCNVLLMLGTDFPYRQFYPKAARIAQIDIRPEAIGRRAPVEFGLLGAVAPTLRMLLPRLKPKADKAHLEAAVKHYQEARRGLDELATGKPGGQLHPQHIAHALSRLASDDAIFTCDVGLPTVWAARYVAMNGRRRLIGSFWHGSMANAMAQAIGAQAAFPGRQVISLSGDGGFTMLMGDLLSLVQLKLPAKIVVFNNGSLGFIELEQKSSGFLDSGTELVNPNFAAMAEAVGIKGIRIEDPAEVEDKLAEALAHPGPVLVDAVVNRMELAMPPKVTTEMAKGFTLYMLKAVLNGRADEVVELARSNLLR
- a CDS encoding acetolactate synthase large subunit gives rise to the protein MNGAESLLHTLVASGVEVCFANPGTSEMSFVNALDRVDGMRAVLCLFEGVATGAADGYARMAGKPAATLLHLGPGLANGLANLHNARKVPISVVNIIGNHASTHQRFDAPLTSDVAAFAHTVSHWVASSAGPRTVAADAARAVQAARTAPGQIASLILAADAAWLPAERPSPALPVIGPAPVSDLAIAQSARALRAGKPVAFLLRGEALRGRGLQAAGRIAAATGARLVCDTFTPRIERGAGRVPVERLPYRPGPAIAFLQGTATLILVGTQAPVGFFAYPDQPSELTPPGCEPLVLAHPHEDATAALEALADALGAKAPPSLSPFRLPDMPADGALTDEAVMRLVGRYLPDNAIVSDESITAGFPHYPLLETAAPHDCLQLAGGAIGDGMPVATGAAVACPDRKVVSLQADGSAMYTLQALWTQARERLDVTTVIYANRAYKVLLDELRFVGADRAGSNAFPMLDLHDPVLDWVKLAEGMGVEAVRVDDTRGLDAALKSAMGQRGPRLIEALV